CAAAAGTCAACCAAAATGTTTCCCGGTATGGGACAGGAATTTATGCCGAGTTTAAACGAAGGTTCTTTTCTGCTGATGCCCACAACTATGCCCCATACAGGTGTTCAACAGAATCTGCAATATATTCAAACTTTGGACAGGCGTATTCAAAATATTCCCGAGGTAGAACTTACGGTTGGAAAATGGGGACGTGTAAATTCTGCATTAGACCCCGCTCCCACACAAATGTTTGAAAATACCATCAACTACATTCCGGAATACATTTTAAATGAAGAAGGACACCGGGAGCGATTTCAGGTAAATAAAAAAGGAGAATATGAATTAATCGGGGGTCAAACATACAATCCTGAAAGCGGGTTCAGAAAAATTCCCAAAGACAGTTTAATAACGGATAAAAACGGCAAATTTTTCAGACAATGGCGACCTGAAATAAAGAAAACTGACGATATATGGCAGGCAATCGTCAACGCATCGCATTTACCGGGGATGACTTCTGCTCCCAAACTTCAACCCATAGAAGCAAGATTAGTTATGCTTGCTACAGGAATGCGTGCACCCATGGGGTTGAAAATTTCAGGACCAGATTTGGAGTCTATTGCAACTGCCGGAAAAGAATTGGAAACGGCTCTAAAAGGAGTTCCATCTGTTATCCCATCTACTGTGTTTTATGATCGTGCTATCGGTGCACCTTATGTGGAGATTCATTTGGACAGAAATAAAATGGCGAGATACGGCATCACAGTAGAAGATTTACAGGAAGTGATAAGTTCGGCTGTTGGCGGAATGACATTAACCACTACCGTAGAAGGTCGGGAACGTTTTCCGGTAAGGCTTCGTTATCCACGAGAACTGAGAGACCATCCCGAGGCATTGAAAAAAATAATAATTCCTACCGCAACGGGAACGCAGATACCTCTGGAAGAAGTAGCTCATATAGGGTATGCAAAAGGAGCTCAGATGATACAAAGCGAAAACACCTTTTTAATCGGATATGTAATTTTTGACAAAATCAGTGGAAAAGCGGAGGTGGACGTAGTACACGAAGCAGATAAAATATTGAAAGGAAAATTAGCTTCGGGTGAATTAAAATTGCCCAAAGGTGTGAGCTACAAATTTGCCGGCAACTACGAGCAACAGGAACATGCCACCAAACGGCTGATGCTTGTTATTCCAATCAGCTTACTTGCCATCTTACTGATTTTATATTTTCAGTTTGAAACCGTAACGGCTTCACTCATTCATTTTTCAGGCGTATTTGTGGCATTTGCAGGTGGTTTTATTTTGTTGTGGTTATACAGTCAACCCTGGTTTATGAACTTTTCAGTCGGAGGTATGAATATGCGAGATTTGTTTCAGATGCACAACATTAATTTGAGTATTGCCGTCTGGGTGGGCTTTATTGCACTGTTTGGATTGGCAACTAATGATGGGGTTATTATGGGTACTTATATTCACGACACCTTTATTGCCCGCAATCCTCAAACAAAAGAAGAAGTAAGGGAAGCCGTAGTCTATGCAGGTTTAAAACGGGTACGACCGGCCGCAATGACCACTGCCACCGCATTGATTGCACTATTGCCCGTATTGACTTCTACCGGAAAGGGGGCTGAAATTATGGTACCAATGGCTATCCCCACATTTGGTGGAATGTTGATACAATCCATGACCATGTTTGTGGTGCCTGTATTTCAATGTTGGTGGAGAGAGTGGGCAATTCGCAAAGGACATCCAACCGAAAAATTAAAAAGAAATAAAATGGAAAATAAAATTAAAAATATCGGTTGTTTAATCATGTTAGTATTAACAACCATTGCTTTTCCCACACTATTGTTGGCACAAAGCACGGCAACAGATTCATTAGATTATTATATAGCAGTTGCAGTTCAAAATAACCCGGGAACGAAGGCTCAAAAATTGGCTTATGAAGCTTATTTGGAGAAAATACCGCAAGCGGGTGCTTTTGACGACCCCGAGTTTACCGGAGAATTTTACCCTTCTCCAATGAACATAATTGGTGGTCGTTCAATTGCCAACTTCAGTGTAATGCAAAGATTTCCCTGGTTTGGCACAAGAAAGTTAGCACGCATGGAGGCAGGTTACGAATCTGAAATGCAGTTTCAGCAGTACAAATCAGCTATGGACAACCTGATACTCCAGGTTTCCGTTCAATGGTATTCAATGCAGCGGCTGAATGAACAGATTAATAATAATATGGAGCAAAAAAAGTTTCTTAAAAACCTGGAAGAACTTGCATTAAGAAGGTATGCTGCTCCATCAGGCAGCGCTTCACCCGGTATGTCGGATGTGCTTAGAATACGATTGGAACAGACAGAAGTTGACAATAACATAGAAAGTCTAAAGGCATTACTAAGGTCGGAAAAAGCAAAATTTAATATGCTTTTAAACAGAGATGTAAACGAAACGGTGAATATCGGTAACGCTATCTTCAAAACAACTTTCTTGTTTCAGATTGAAGACATCCTAAAATCAATTGATGCCAACAATCCGGATTTACTGATGATTGAAAAAGAAATAATGGCATATAAAGCCAAAGCCGAAAAAGACAAAAAAATGAGCTATCCGATGCTTGGCATTGGCGTTCAGTATATGCTCATCGGCAAAACGAATGAAGAGATGTTTAAAATGGGAAGCATGAACGGCAGAGATATGGTCATGCCCATGGTGTCGGTTTCTTTACCTCTATTCCGCAAAAAATACCATGCACAACAAAATGAGAGCGTACTATGGCAGCAGTCAAATAAGGAAAAAAGAGAGAACACATATAATAATCTCAAAAGTGATTTATATGGTTTTAAAAATCAATTGGACGATGCCGAACGCTCCATTGCTCTTTATGAAAAACAAACAGAACTGGCACTTACCACTTACAACCTGACTGTGCAGGAATTTGTAACGGGCAAAGGCGATTTAACCAATGTTATTCAGGTGCAACGCCAGTTGTTGGATTACCAATTGAAGAAAGCCGAAGCCATAGCAGGTTATAATTCAATGGCAGTTTCAATTGAAAAATTAACCTCTTTTAATACATATCAAAAATAAAAAAAATGAAAAAATTAAAAAATATATTTAAAAACAGAGCCTCACAGTTTGTACTCATTCTGTTGGCAGGCATTTTATTAGGATGGTTGGTATTTGGCAGAACTGAAACCCACGACCATTCAAAGGAGATAGCGGCATCCGAAAAAAGCGGCACTATCTGGACTTGTTCTATGCACCCTCAAATCAGAATGGACAAACCGGGTAAGTGTCCTATCTGCGGCATGGATTTAATTCCTTTAAAAACAAACGATCACAACGACCACTCCAATCATGAAGTGGATGAAGATGCCATCCAGATGACCCCGGAAGCCATTGCATTGGCAAATATTCAAACTACGGTTGTCGGTCATCAAAAGGCAATTAAAGACATGCAGTTGTATGGAACCATTCAGATTGACGAGCGTTTGCAACACTCTCAAACTTCACACGTCAATGGTCGCATAGAAGCATTATATGCCAACTTTACGGGAGAACCTGTAAAACAAGGACAAGCCATTGCCAAAATATACTCTCCCGATTTGATGACGGCACAACAGGAGTTGCTGGAAGCAGCTAAATTAAACGATCTGCAACCGGGCTTGCTGGCAGCAGCTAAGGAAAAAATGAAGTTGTGGAAAATGACTGAGGAGCAAATTTCCAAAGTACTAAGTTCAAAAACAGTTTCTCCTTATGTAACTATTTACGCCAATACAAGTGGCGTAATTGTAAGTAAAAATGTGAATCAGGGTGATTATATCAGTCAGGGCTCAGTGTTGTATAACATCGCAAACTTAAACCGCTTGTGGGCTGTTTTTGATGCTTATGAAAGCGATTTACCTTTTCTCAAAGTTGGCAATCAGTTGGAATATACCTTACAAAGTTTGCCTGGCAAGGTCTTTAAAGGAAAGATCGTATTCATAAATCCTATTGTGGATGCTGTATCACGTACCGTCAAAATAAGGGTGGAAGTTAACAATGCCCAAAATTTACTCAAGCCTGAAATGTATGCTACCGCAGTAGTTAATGCACCAGTAAGAGGCTCTGGTAAAGATATTATTGTTCCCAAATCAGCAGTTCTATGGACAGGCAAACGCTCGGTGATTTATGTGAAAGAACAGGGGACTTCCATCCCCACTTTCAAAATGAGAGAAATTGAATTGGGAGCTTCATTGGGCGATAACTATGTAGTCCTTTCGGGTGTGGAGAATGGTGATGAAGTGGTAACAAATGGAGCTTTTTCTATTGATGCCAGTGCACAATTGGAAGGGAAAGTAAGTATGATGAACGAGAGCAAAGGAATGGTTTCAAACGAACACCATCATTAAATAGGTAACAATAAGATGAAACAAAAGCCAAAATGGAAAACAATAAGCCTTTCCGTAATAGGCTTTCTTGTTGCCTTTCAGTTCTATCAGCCTGCCCGTAATGTGTATGATGGGCAGGTTGAAGGATCTGATTTTATACAAGTATATAATCCGCCAAAAGCAGTAAATCAAATTTTGGAAAAATCCTGTTATAACTGCCACAGTAATAACACGAAATATGAATGGTTTGATTATATCCAACCTGGTAGAATGTTTGTTGAATCGCATATTACCAATGGAAAACAGGATCTGAATTTTAGCGAATGGAGCAACTATTATAGAGGCAAACAGGAGCGACTGTTGCAATCAATTGTAACTCAGGTGGAGAAAAATGAAATGCCCTTGCTGTCTTATCTCTGGCTGCATCCTGAGGCAAGACTTACAAAAGACGAAAAACAAGCATTGATAAATTGGATAAAAGACAAAAAATAAGCAATAAAATCATCAGGTAAATTAAAAATGGAAGTCACATTACAATCAACAGTCACTTGCCCAAACTGCGGACATAAGAAAGAAGAAACAATGCCGACAGTCGCTTGCCAATATTTTTACGAATGTGAAAAGTGCAAGACCATTTTGAAACCAAAACAAGGTGATTGTTGCGTATATTGTAGTTACGGAAATGTTGCTTGCCCACCAATTCAGCAAGACAAAAAATGTTGCTAAAAAAGCCAACGCTAAAGCCATACACATTGCCAAGTCGCACCAGCCAGTGCACAAGCCAAAACTTGGCAAAGAGTATGGCTTTTCCACCGCTGACTGACAACAGGACGAGAAGAACAACGAAGGCATAACAAGCAGTTTTGCAATAGCGGGGGTGAAGTGCTTAAATCAACATTTGTACTTCGATTGAAATTTTGTACATTAGCCGAACGAAAGTGCTTCGATTGCCCCGCCATCGCAAAGCTGCCGGACGTTATGCCTCATTGTAAAAAGCCGACCGCACAAATGGCACATTTGGTTTTTGCCGACACTCAACCCAACGCTGTAAAAACCAAAAGAGCCATTTTTTGCCAACGCCTCAAGACTGAAAAAATAATTTGAAAATAATTTGGAGACCACCCCCTGACCAGACGCATCTTTGCAGTGTAATTAATTTTAATCATTAAAAACATAAAACAATGAAACGACAAATTGAAGTGTTTACAGCAGGGTGTCCAGTATGTGAACCTGTAGTAAAAACAGTAAAAGAAATGGCTTGTGACTCTTGCGAGGTAACTGTTTACAACCTTGTTGAACAATGTGACGACAAAGTCTGTGTTGACAAGATGAAAAAGTATAACATTACTTCCCTTCCAGCGGTAGCTGTTAATGGAAAATTACTTGCTTGCTGTGAAAACAGAGGAGTAAGTAAGGAAGAATTAGCAGCCGCAGGTATCGGTAAAACCATTTAATTTTTTAACCATACAATCCAACTTCCAATTATTGGGGGTTGGATTGTATTTAATCAAACCATTATGTTACCGAGAGATTTAACAAAAGACCTTAAAGACAGATTGAATAGCATTAAAGGTCAGGTTGAAGGAGTAATAAAAATGCTTGACGAAAGTAATGACCCTGCCCAAATTTTAAATCAATTTAAGGCAGTAAACAAAGGTTTTGAAAAAGCACAGCACCTTCTATTAGATGAGGTTTTCAGAAAAACTTTGGCAATGATAATTTCCGAAGCATTAGAAGCCTGCCCGGGTAACTGTGGACAGGAAGAAAGAATATCAATTATCAAAAATCAATTCCCAGATTTAGGGCTTTATGAACTAACAGACAAAATGAAGGAAATTGATAAAGTTTATGAATATTTACTAAAAAAAAGAGAAGGTATGAAAGAAATATCATTAACCATTGACAATATGGTATGTCAAGGTTGTGCAGAAAAAATATCCGACATCTTAAAGGAAACCAAAGGTGTAGAAGATGTAAATACAAAGGCTATAAAAAAAATAGTGAACATCAAGTTTAATCCGACTGAAACTAATGAAAATGAACTGATTGCCATACTGACAAAAGCAGGATATAAACCTAAATAAAAAATATAAACTTATGGTTACGATAAAATCATTTAGCGTTTTATTAATCCTTCAAATGTTCTTTGTTGCTTGTTCGGGGAATAATTCACACAGCAACCAAACAACCATAAATGAGGGAGAGATAAAAGCAATTGAAATTCCTATTGAAGGTATGTCTTGTATGTCCTGTGTGGCAACGGTAAAGAAGAGCCTTTCAGGTATGGAGGGTGTTAAAGAGGTAAATGTTAGCCTAAAAGACAAAAAAAGCAACGGTAAAGTTCGACCCTAAAAAAATTACACCTGAACAGTTGCAAGAAGCTGTCAACAAGTTGGGTTATAAGGCAGGTACGATACAAGAAATTAATAAATGATGTTAGAGAACTTTTTGAATGAATTTATAAGCACTTTTCAAGAAGGTTCTATCCTTAGCTTAGGACTTGCTTTGTTGGCAGGATTGATTTCAAGTGGCGTTTGTCCTTGCACTTTACCCGTTGGACTTGGTTTTGCAGGTTATGTTGGCAGCACTACTATTCGTGAATCCAAAACAGGATTTTCGATAACATTTTCATTCTTTTTAGGAATTGTGTTTTGTTTGACAGTATTGGGAGCCATTGCCGGATATTTAGGAGTTTTTCTAACTGAAACTTTTGGCAAATATTGGGCATTGGTGATGGGGATAATATCAATAATTGCAGCAGGTATTGCCTTTTATGGTCCTTATTTGCGTGTGCGACAACTTGAAGCATTACGCAGACCAGGAATTGGCGGGTCATTTATATATGGTTTGATTTTTAGTTTGGGAACATCAGCAGCCCCCCTACTATTATTGTTGTCTTTTGCAGCATCTAAAGCAAGTATTTTCTACGGACTGATTTTGGCACTTTTATTTGGAATCGGAAGAGGATTGCCTTTTTTAGTAGTTGGTCTTTTTGCAAGCTCTGTTTCAAAACTTGCCAAATTGACTTGGTTAAGGAAAAGTATTTAAATTATAAGCGGAGTAGCATTACTTTATTTGAGTTTCTATTTTTTTAGACTATTCAGTTACTATTTATAAAACGAGACAAAATTCCAACCCTTCACATCCATACACATTGGCAAGTCGCTCAAAAAGCCAACGCACAAGCCAAAACTTGCCAAAGAGTATGGCTGCCCCACCGCTGACAGACGGACGAAAAAGAACAACGAAGGCATAACAGCACCTAAACGCAAGCAGGGGTTTTGTGCTTCGTAGGACAGGAAAGTAGTATATTTGAAGTTCAGTTCTTAGTAGAAAGTGTAGTGGTTTAAGCCCTGCCTGCGTTTAGCTGCAAACCGTTATGCCCAAGCGTACGAAACGACATCACTAACAATAAAATAATTATTATGAGACCATTAATTTTAGAATTCACAGAAAAACCAACATTAAAGAATCTTGACTTTTCTTTAATTGAGTATTCTCATAAGCAAAACCTGTCTGTTATCAAAGACACTGAAATGCCAGCAATTAAATTTGTATCAATGGACACTGAAACATTTACTAGAACAACAGGTGAACCAACCGATTCGGACAATGACTATAAATTAAGTCTTAGACGAGTTTTGGATACAAGCACAGATACGTTTACTTCGACAGAACCAAGTGACAGCGACAATGATTTAAAAAGACTGAAGTTGTTAATGGACACTCAAACAATCACAGAATCAGTAGAAGGAACAGATTCAGATAAATGATTTTAATAATAACACATAAAGAAGATTTTACTACTGACTTCGTAATTGAAAAATTAAACGAACAGAACATTAAATACTTCCGATTGAACTGTGAAGATTTAAACAAAAACAACTATTTGTTTGACAATTCTAATGATTTCAATTTTTCAATAAATGGAATTAGTGAGTTTTCGTCAGTATGGTTTCGAAGGACTAAACTTCCTGATATTGATACAACAGACCAAGACAAAAAAATATTCTTGCTTGCTGACTATGAATCGTTATTCGACAATTTATTCAATTTAATAAATTCCAAAAAGTGGTTAAGTAATCCAAATTATATTTACAAAGCTGAGAACAAATTGTATCAATTACAAAAAGCAAAGGAAATTGGTTTTAACATTCCGAATACAATTGTAACCAATAACCACAAACAACTTAGCGAATTTGTAAGTGACAACGCCAACGAAGTAATTATCAAACCAATCAGACAAGGACGCATTCAACTTTCTGATGGAGTAAAAACGATATTTACAAATCAAGTTGGTAAAGAAGTTTTAGAAAACTTGATTGAATATGATTTAACACCTTGTATTGTTCAAAACCTAATTCAAAAAGAATATGAACTTAGGATAACTGTTGTGGGAGACAAAGTTTTTTCTGCTAAAATTAATTCTCAAGAAAATGAAAACACTCAAACAGATTGGCGAAAAGAAAAAAATCCATTCTTTGAATGCTATATTCCACAAGAAATTGAAAATAAATGTATCAAACTATTAACGGAATTAAACATTTCATTCGGAGCCATAGACTTAATAAAGGATAAGAATGGAGAATATATATTTTTAGAAATCAACCCCAATGGTCAATGGGCTTGGATTGAAATGGAAACAGGACTAAAAATATCCGAAGCCATCATAAATTTTTTAACTACGACAGAATGATAGGCAAATATTTGGTTTATATTGGGTTAAAGGAGAAGTCTCTAAAGTCTGTAGCTCAAGAAAATGAGTCAAGCAATACGCCAATTGCGAAGGAATCCTATGCTCCTGCAACAAGCATCAAAGTTGCCGAAAGATATTTAACATACTTAAAAGAAATTCACGATTATCAGCGAGACAGAAGAACAACAATTGAAAACAAAAATTCCCAATTAGTTGGTCAAGCAAGTATTGTAACATCAATATTTGCACTTTTTATTCCTTTATTAATTGACAATCTAAATGGCGTAACCTTATGGATTAAAATCCCATTATCATTACTTTTTCTGATTGTAATGTTTCATTACCTTTTATCAATTCTCCACGCCATTAAAACTTTAACAGTCAACAAATATAAATATCCAGGGCGCAGCACTAAATCAGTCACTAAAACAGATAGAAAAGATAAGGAATTAGACTTCGTTAACTCCGAAATTGAAGACTTGGTTTATATAATCAATAATACTACCCCGATTGACAATATGAAAGGTGGTAATTTAATTTTCGGTGCAAGATGTTTCAAAATTGGAAACATTGGATTCGGAATAATGACTCTTCTAGTAATTGTTTCAACCTTTACATTAAAGAGAGAGAGTCAAGAATTAACAATCAAAAATTTGAACGATATAAAACTTGATATTCCGGACACTTTAAATACAAGAGTTTATGGTTTAGAACTAAAGGATACATTAACTATTAGAATCGACTCAATAAACAATAAAATTTATCAAATAAACAGACTGAATGGCAAGGCAAAATGAAGAAACGCCAGCACACAACAGGCGTTTGATTCAATGGCGGGTGATGTGTCGCATTACGCGTGTCAGTTAACGTTACAAGGTTCGTTGAAGACGATCAGGGTAAAGGATTGACAGTTGCGCTGCTGTACCATTCCGGTTGTAAACGGGACGGCTCAATTTTGAAGTACTGTGTTCTTGAACCAGGAAGAGTTGCTTCATCAAGGCTTCGTTGCTTGGGTTTGGTCCATTCGATTTCATCACGGAGCGAAGCTGCCGGTGACAGTCTTCGATGCTGTTGGTGGTGTACGGCGATGAACCCGATTGTATTGTGGGTATATTCTGACACCCCCCACTCCCCCATCACTATTTTTGTCGTATGACTCTAAACCCGGCAGATCGGTGGAACCAGCGCTATGCGCAACCTGAGTACGCCTACGGCTCGTTGCCAAATGTATATTTTCAGTCACGCCTCGATGAACTGACTCCCGGTACTATACTCCTGCCTGCCGATGGCGAAGGACGTAACGGTGTGTACGCCGCTACACGCGGATGGGATGTTGATTCGTTCGATATTAGCACAGAGGGACAAAAAAAGGCTCTTGCCCTTGCAAAGGAAAGGAATGTTAATATTCGTTACCATGTGGGGACGCTTGACACAGCCCCCTTCCTGAATCAAACGTTCGATGCCCTTGCCCTGGTATATGCTCACTTTTCTCCCGATACCCGTTCTGATTACCTGGCATCGCTGGTTAACCTGCTGAAGGTAGGGGGCTATGTCATATTCGAGGCGTTTAGCAAGGAGAACTTGCTGTACCGTGGTAAGAATCCTGGCATTGGCGGTCCGCCCGATGCCGGTAGTCTGTACTCGCTGCAAGAGGTGCGCTCTGCGTTTGAACACTTTTCAATTGTTGAACTCGCCCAGGTTGAAACAGAGCTGCACGAGGGCCTATATCATAACGGTCTCGGCTCGGTAATTCGGTTTTTTGGTCGTAAGCTGTGAGGTAATGATGTTTACAATGGTGCTTCTTGCGGTTCTGGTCCTTCTGGCAATGATTAATCTGGTGCTTTTGATGCGAAGCAATTCATCAGGAGATGCCGGTGTACTGTCTTCATTGTCGAAGCTGGACACAGAACTGCAGCGCATAGACCCGCTTGTGCGCGACGAGTTCTCAAGGAGCCGTACTGAAAGCCAGCAGTCGTTCAAAGACAATCGCGAAGAGTTAACAAATTCGTTTTCAACCCTTGGTCGGACGCTCTCCGCCACTGTTTCGGAGCTGTCAACTGCACAGAAGAACCAGTTCGATACCTTTTCGAACCAGTTGACGGAATTCGCGAAAGCCACAGCTGCCACACAGACTGAGCGCTATGACGAACTGGGCAAGCGACTGGATGCCATAAAGCAGGATACAGAAAACAAGCTGAAGGAAATTCGGGATACCGTCGAAAGCAAGCTGCGCCATATCCAGGAAGACAATAGTGTTAAGCTTGAAGAAATGCGCAAGACTGTTGACGAAAAGCTCCACGAAACAGTCGAAAAACGGTTCAATGAATCCTTCAAGGTTATCAGTGAGCGGCTCGAACAAGTGCATAAGGGGCTTGGCGAGATGCAAACCCTGGCCACCGGCGTGGGTGACTTAAAACGGGTACTAACAAACGTTAAGACCAGAGGCACTTACGGCGAAGTTCAGTTGGGAACGATACTTGAACAGATTTTCTCACCTGAGCAATATTCAACGAATGCAGTAGTGAAGCCGGGAAGTCTGGAGCGGGTTGAATTTGTGATCAATCTGCCGGGTACGTCAGGTGATGATACGCCTGTACTGCTGCCAATCGATTCAAAGTTTCCTGTTGAAGATTACATTCGTCTGGTTGATGCCTACGAACAACCAGCCGACCCACAGGAAATTGAACAATTGTCGAAACAGTTCGAAAATGCAGTCAAAAAGAATGCAAAGGACATTCGCGATAAGTACATCAACGTACCGGTAACGACAGACTTTGCAATCATGTTTGTACCGACGGAAGGCCTCTACGCCGAAATCCTCCGTCGGCAGGGTCTGTTCGAACAACTCCAGCGCGAACACAAGGTAACCGTTGTCGGGCCAACAAACCTTGTTGCCTATCTCAGCAGTCTGCAAATGGGCTTCAAGACCCTTGCCATTGAAAAACGGTCGAGTGAGGTGTGGGAACTTCTCGGGGCGGTAAAGACGCAATTTGGTAAGTTTGGTGACATCCTTGACAAGACAAAGAAAAAACTGCAGGAA
This is a stretch of genomic DNA from Ignavibacteria bacterium. It encodes these proteins:
- the rmuC gene encoding DNA recombination protein RmuC, producing the protein MFTMVLLAVLVLLAMINLVLLMRSNSSGDAGVLSSLSKLDTELQRIDPLVRDEFSRSRTESQQSFKDNREELTNSFSTLGRTLSATVSELSTAQKNQFDTFSNQLTEFAKATAATQTERYDELGKRLDAIKQDTENKLKEIRDTVESKLRHIQEDNSVKLEEMRKTVDEKLHETVEKRFNESFKVISERLEQVHKGLGEMQTLATGVGDLKRVLTNVKTRGTYGEVQLGTILEQIFSPEQYSTNAVVKPGSLERVEFVINLPGTSGDDTPVLLPIDSKFPVEDYIRLVDAYEQPADPQEIEQLSKQFENAVKKNAKDIRDKYINVPVTTDFAIMFVPTEGLYAEILRRQGLFEQLQREHKVTVVGPTNLVAYLSSLQMGFKTLAIEKRSSEVWELLGAVKTQFGKFGDILDKTKKKLQEATNVIDSAGTRSRVIERKLRLVQELPATEASKLLPDNDNTDLGLDADDTDA